CCGCGCTGCGGATGAGGGCAAAGAGGATGGAGTTCTTCGGTGTTCGCCTAAGTCTTGTCCGGCATTCGCCGGTATTGACCCAGGAGATCGCATTTTCTGAATCGGAATAAATCGGAAGACGCAGGTTGTGCTTCTCCTGCCAGGTCAAGGCATGGACGATGGCAAGGAATTCCCCAACGTTGTTCGTCCCATCGGCGTACGGACCCGCATGAAAGATCTCCTTGCCTGTCTCTGTATTGACTCCGCGATATTCGAGTTTTCCGGGCGATCCCTTGCAAGCCGCATCGACGCAGACAGAAGGCAGGCGGGGTTTGATGCTGGCAAGTTTCCATTTCCCGCTCGAGGATGCCTTGCCGGAATAATCCTCGTAGTTGGCAAGATAGGCGGCATCCGCCTCGGATTCACTCTCGAAGGCTTTATATTGCGCGCCGACAAAGCCCTTCACCTGTTTTTCGCATTCCGCCCATGAAGCGAATATGCCCGTCCGGCGTCCCTTCCAAACGACGTAATACTTCTGCCTCGTCATGGAATAATTTTACATCAAAGCCCGAAGCGTCTATTCCTCTTCGATCCAGCCTTGTTCCTCCACCGCCATGAAGATATCGGTCGCGGAGATGATCCCGATCAATGTGCCGGCATCGTCAGCGATCGGCAGGTGATGAAATTTATGCTTCTGCATGATCCGGGAACACTCGGCAAGAGTCCAATCTGCGCGCCCCGTGATGATGGGACCGGACATGATCTCGCGCACGGTCGTTTCGGCCGGGTTGCGTCCTTCAGCCGCAATCTTATCGCGAATGTCGGTCGTGGTCACGATGCCGTAGGCAGGATTCTTCTCGCTGATGGCAACCACCACGCTGTGGATCTTGCGGCGGCGCATCAAAGTCATCGCGTATGAGACGCTCGAATCCGGGTCGACCACGACCACAGGGCTGGACATCCAATCACGGACATGGTTCATGCTCACTCTCCTCGGCGAAATGTATCGATAAGTTTAAGGCGCCTGTTGGATCCAGGTCGCGCCGCTGTCTGTCGTCTTGTAAAGGATCCGCATACCGTTCGCATCGGCAAACACAACCCATCCAGTCTGTGAGTTGACAAAGCTCATATCCACGATGGAAGTGCCGAAGGGAATATCCGGGGTAACCTGCCGGATGGTAGCCCCCGCATCGTTCGTGACGTAGAACTGGTCAGCCGCATAAAATATTAATTCAGCCGATGATGGGGTTTCCAAAATCCCGTACCCGGTGAAGTCGACATCCATTCGATCCCAGGTGTTCCCGCCATCGGTGGTTCGGTAAACAAGGATCTCCGGCGTTTCAGCCGATTTGCGTATGGCGAGCAAGCCATCCGTCGGTGAGATAAATTCGATATCGACGACGTTCAACTCACTTTCAGCGGACCCTTCAGGCAATACAAGTTCGATGTTCGACCAGGTATTCCCTCCGTCTCCGCTCCGATATAGGTAGACCGCTCCGGGCGCGTAGATCACTCCGCCCACCCAGGCTGTGGTCCCATCGAGCGGCAGGATGAAATTTTTGATGCCGCCAAGCGGAAGCGACTCTCCCGCACCCTCAAGATTGGGATCGTTGGTGTAGACCCGGTCCCAGGTCGCGCCGCCATCCGCTGACTTGAAGATCGAAACCGCCATCGAACCCGCGCCCACGCCGAGATCCGCCATCACCCAGCCGTTATTTTCATCGAGGAAATGGATGGAGCCGCCGCTGAAAGGCGTATCGAAGGTTTCCCAGGTGAGCCCCCCGTCGCGCGTTCGATAAAGCATGCCGCCATTGGGATATCGATTCATGTCGGGAGATTGCACCCAGGCGCGCTCAGCATCGAGGATATCGATGAAGACGAGATAGCCTGCATCAACCAAATCCGGAGGAGTGACATCGTACCAGGTCGCGCCGCCATCGTTCGTGCGGATGATGTCTTCTTCTGTAACCGCCCAGCCAAATACTTCATCCAACATTTCGATGTTCAAAATGGATGGAGATTCGATCAACGGCGCGTCGATCGCCGGAGGCAATGGCGTCCCTTGCGGCGTTTCAAGAGCGAGTGGCTGGACCTGCGGTTCTTCCGTCCCCATCGGTGTTGCGGTCGGCTGGATCAACTCCGGCACTTGCGTGACCTGAGCCTCCGGTGCGCACGCGTTTATCAGCACGGAAAGAAGTAAGGCTAAAGTGATAAAACGTTTCATGATACTCCTTTGGCAATCTGGAACGAAGGGATTACCAAACTGCCCGATAATTCAACCAAGGTATTCCATAATTGTCGCCTCGCCCTGACCGACTCCCACGCAAAGGGTCGCCAAACCATATCTGGCGTTTCCGCGTAACTTCATTTCATGCACAAGGGTGGTCATAAGGCGCGCACCCGAACAGCCAAGCGGATGCCCGATGGCGATGGCGCCGCCGTTGACATTGACGATCTCCGGGTCAAGTTCGAGGTCTTCCATCACAGCAAGGGATTGAACGGCAAAGGCCTCGTTGAGTTCGATCAAACCAATATCTTTCATTTTCAATCCCGCCCGATCGAGCGCTTTTCGCGAGGCAGGGATCGGGCCATACCCCATGACACGGGGCGGCACACCGGCTGCGGCGGAAGTCACGATGCGGGCAAGCGGTTTGAGATCCAAAGATGCGGCTTTCTCAACGCTCATCAACAACAATGCGGCAGCTCCGTCGTTCAATCCAGATGAATTCCCCGCGGTCACCGTCCCCCCATCACGGAAGGAGGCTTTGAGTTTGCCGAGGCTTTCCATTGAAGTATCGCGGCGCGGACGTTCATCCGTGTCGATTATTTTCGGGTCGCCCTTTTTCTGCGGAATGACGACGGGAACGATCTCCTGTTTGAAGCGTCCCGAGTCGATGGCGGCAACTGCGCGTTGATGACTGCGCAACGAGAAGGCATCCTGTCTTTCACGGGTGATGTGCGGACGTTCCAAGGCGATGTTCTCCGCCGTCTCGCCCATTGATTCAGTCCCGTGCATGGTTTTCATTTTGGGATTCGGATAGCGCCAGCCCAATGCCGTATCGTATGCGGTAAGGTTTCCAAACGAAAATCCCGCCTCGGCTTTGGGGAGCGAATAAGGAGCGCGGCTCATGGATTCGACCCCGCCCGCGATATACACCTCCCCCTCCCCGGTTTTGATGGCACGCGCCGCCATGTTGATGGCATTCAAACCCGATGCACATAAACGGTTGACGGTCACGCCACCCACATCCACGGGAAGACCTGCAAGCAAGGAAGCCATGCGGGCCACATTGCGATTGTCCTCGCCCGCCTGGTTGGCACAGCCCAGGAACACTTCTTCGATCAATGCCGGGTCTAGTTTATTTCTATCAAGGATGGCTTTGATCACGTGCGCAGCCATGTCATCAGGGCGCACGGATGAGAGGACGCCGCCCAATGCCCCGACAGGCGTGCGAACAGCATCGATGATGACAACTTCAGTCATTGAACCTCCGGGTTTTCATACCTTGATTCTACCACCCATAAAACAAACAGCGATGGAGTTCGATCCATCGCTGTGATCATTCAGCGTTCGGGTCAGTCGAACAATTCAGCCACCGGGATTCTCGCTCCATTCATCCACGCGTGGACAATGAGCGCCAGGATCGCCAGATGGAACAATATCGAGAGCCAGTAAAAAAGGGGGTTGCCATCGCGTCGTATCGCACCAAACCACCTCAGTGGAACTTCGCCTGAATACACTTCATACGCAATAAAAGCTCCAAAGATCAGCGCGATAAGGATCATGGTATCCAGGGCGAGAAACATTTCCTTCAACGTATCCATTAAGCCTCCGAAATTCGAAAAATTATACCTGCTGCGAGCCGATAAGAGGTAAAGACCGCGCGCAAAACGGTGAAAAAACAAGGCGTCAAAAGCTAATGACCTTTGTACGCCTTGCGGGTGACGCTTGGCACTACTCTCCCTCTTCTGATAACATCATAATAGGAATGGCGGAGAAATCCGCCCAAGTTTGTCATACTTCCTAATCTTATAATAGACCCTGATGGGCTGCAAAACACCCCGGGTCTGCAAGCCAAAGGAGAATCAATGGCTGTCAAAGGCTGGATCGAAGTCAGCGATACATACTGCAAAGGATGCGAACTTTGCATCAGCGCATGTCCGCAGGAGGTGATGGAACTGGACATGGCGCGGCTCACCCCCAAGGGATATCACCCTGCTCATACATTCAAAGAAGGCTGCACGGGCTGCGCGATCTGCGCCATCGTTTGCCCGGATGCGGCGATCACGGTATTCCGTGAAACGACCAAAGCCGCCCCTGTCCCTGCGTGATGATATCTGTAGAGGCAAGATATTCGTGCCCCTACTTTTTTGGAGAAACGAATGCCAAAAGAATTATGGAAAGGCAATGAAGCCATAGCAGAAGCAGCCGTCCGCGCGGGGCTTGAAGCGTATTTCGGTTATCCCATCACCCCGCAGACGGAAATCCTGGAATTTCTCTCGCGCCGCATGCCCGAACTCGGACGCACTTTCGTGCAAGCCGAATCGGAGCTCGGCGCGATCAACATGGTCTATGGCGCGGCGTGTACAGGCGTGCGGGTCATGTCTTCCTCTTCTTCGCCGGGCGTGAGCCTTATGATGGAAGGACTGTCCTATATAGCCGGGACAGAGATCCCAGCCGTCCTGGTAAACGTCATGCGCGGCGGACCGGGCTTGGGAAATATTGCGCCAGCCCAAAGCGATTACAACCAGGCAGTGCGCGGCGGCGGTCACGGCGATTATCCACGAATCGTCCTCGCGCCTGCATCCGTGCAGGAAGCGATAGACCTGATGGGATTATCCTTCGACCTTGCCGAAAAATATCGCATGATCACCATGGTGATCCTGGACGGCTCCGTCGGGCAAATGATGGAACCTGCCGAGATGCCCGCGCTGAAAGAAATCCATCGAAAAGGATTCGATTGGGCAACCGATGGGGCGATGAACCGCGAACGCAGAATCCTTTCATCCATTTATCTCAACCCATACGACGAAGAGAAGACGAACCTGCGGCTGCTCAAACGCTGGAAGGATGTACAAGCCAGCGAGGTCCGCTACAAGGAATATTTCCTCGAAGATGCAAAATATATCGTCATCGGCTTTGGCACGGCGGGGCGTGTCGCGCTATCCGCTGTGCGTGAAGCGCGCGCGCAGGGTATCAAGGTCGGCTTGTTAAGACCGATCACTGTCAGCCCGTTCCCGCATGAAGCGCTGGACCAACTTACGGGTCAGGCTGAGGCGATTCTTGTCACAGAGATGAACATGGGGCAAATGCTCGATGACGTCCTGCTCACGGTCCGTGGACGGGTCCCGGTCGAGTTCTACGGACGGCCCGGCGGCGTGGTGCCTTTCCATGATGAAATCCTGGACGAAATTCACCGCCTCACCTCTGGAACTTTGGCGGTCCGCACCGACCCAAGAGAATCCTGGCTGACAAGGATGACTGCTGCCGCGTAAGGTGCGTTCTCCTACACGCCGTCGGCTCGAGAGAACGCCGACCACGCGGATGAATCAATTGAGGAATCAATATGGCAACTGAAAACCTGGTTTACGAAAGGCCCGAAGCCTTCACTGAAATGCCCACCCACTATTGCCCGGGTTGCACGCATGGCGTGGCACACAGACTGGTTGCGGAAGTGTTGGAAGAGATGGGAGTTGTGAATAAGACCATCGGCGTTGCGCCGGTGGGATGCGCCGTCTTCGCGTACAACTATTTCGATACCGATTTCGTCGAAGCGCCGCACGGGCGCGCTCCCGCCATGGCGACCGGCATCAAGCGCGTCCTGCCAGACCGCGTTGTCTTCACATATCAAGGTGACGGAGACCTGGCGTCGATCGGCATGGGTGAGATCGTTCATGCCGCGGCGCGCGGAGAAAACATCACCGTGATCTTCATCAACAACGCAAACTACGGCATGACAGGCGGGCAGATGGCGCCGACCACCCTGCCCGGCATGAAGACGACATCCTCGCCGAATGGGCGCGACGTGGAAACACAGGGCTACCCGATCAAGATGTCTGAAATGCTATCGACACTCGAAGGCACGGGATATTGCGTGCGCCGTTCCCTGCACGACCCGAAAAATATCCGCCTCGCGAAGAAAGCCATCCGCACCGCGTTTGAAACCCAGGTGCGCGGACTCGGCTTTGCAATGGTCGAGCTGCTTTCCACCTGCCCGACCAACTGGGGCATGACGCCGGTCAACTCGTTGAAGTTCGTCGAAGAGCACATGATCCCCGCATTTCCGCTGGGAGATTACAAAATCAGCGATGCGATCAAGCAGATAAAAATTTGATGTCATGGCTAGGAGGGTGCTTTTCCCGACGAAGCAATCCCCGATCAATGAGATTGCATCGGGCTGGTGCCCTCGCAATGACAGGAGAAACCTATGCAAAAAGAAATCATCATCGCGGGTTTTGGCGGGCAGGGCGTATTGTTTGGCGGGCAGGTGCTTGCCTACGCCGCCATGGACAACGGCCTGGATGTGACATGGATCCCCTCCTACGGTCCTGAAATGCGCGGCGGCACGGCAAACTGCACTGTTGTGATCGCAGACCGCGAGATCGGCTCGCCCACTGTAAAGAATCCGCCGCTCGCGATCGCGCTGAATCTGCCTTCGTTCGATAAATATGAGGAATTGCTCGCGTCCGGCGGCACGCTGATCGTCAATCGATCGATGGTGGACCGCGCCGCAAAAAGGACTGACATTCACGTCATCCTCGTCCCTTGCAATGAGATCGCAGAGGAGATCGGCGACCGCAAATTGCTCAACATGGTGGCGGTCGGGGCGCTGCTCACCGCCTTGACCGAGGTCAAATTGGAGGATGTGGAAAAGGCACTCGAAGGTCATCTGCCCGCACGCCACAAACATCTATTACCGAAGAACTTCGAGGCGCTGAAACGCGGATTCGAACATGCACAGAAAGAGTGGGATAAAATTCCAGCCTAACAAAAGAAAACAGCGGTACTTTTTGGAAATCCGTCGGATACCACGTCTGGCGGATTTTTTGTGTAAAATGACCCTGTCGAGCCGAGAGATAACTTAATAGGATATGGAGGAGACATGCACGAAATCACATTGATCATCAACATCGTCGTTGCCCTGGTGGTGGCTTTTATGGGCGGGGTCATCGCACGCAGGCTTGGCCTGCCGACCATCGTGGGGTATTTATTCGCCGGGATCGCAATCGGACCCTTCACGCCGGGTTTTGTCGGAGATACCGAAACGATCGGTCAACTCGCAGAATTGGGCGTTATCTTCCTCATGTTCGGCGTTGGCTTGCATTTTTCGCTAAACGACCTTTGGAAGGTACGCGCCATCGCCGTCCCCGGCGCGCTCGGGCAGATGACACTCACAACATTGCTGGCATTTTTCCTCAGCCGCGGGTGGGGCTGGGAAGCGTCATCGGGGATCGTTTTAGGGTTGGCAATCTCCATCGCGAGCACCGTGGTCCTGCTGCGGGGTTTGATGGACAACGCGCTGCTCAGCACACCGCATGGGCAAGCCGCGGTCGGGTGGCTTGTATTGGAGGATATCGCCACGGTCCTGATCCTGGTGCTCCTGCCGACTCTGGCA
This portion of the Anaerolineales bacterium genome encodes:
- a CDS encoding 4Fe-4S dicluster domain-containing protein — its product is MAVKGWIEVSDTYCKGCELCISACPQEVMELDMARLTPKGYHPAHTFKEGCTGCAICAIVCPDAAITVFRETTKAAPVPA
- a CDS encoding 2-oxoglutarate oxidoreductase produces the protein MATENLVYERPEAFTEMPTHYCPGCTHGVAHRLVAEVLEEMGVVNKTIGVAPVGCAVFAYNYFDTDFVEAPHGRAPAMATGIKRVLPDRVVFTYQGDGDLASIGMGEIVHAAARGENITVIFINNANYGMTGGQMAPTTLPGMKTTSSPNGRDVETQGYPIKMSEMLSTLEGTGYCVRRSLHDPKNIRLAKKAIRTAFETQVRGLGFAMVELLSTCPTNWGMTPVNSLKFVEEHMIPAFPLGDYKISDAIKQIKI
- the vorB gene encoding 3-methyl-2-oxobutanoate dehydrogenase subunit VorB, encoding MPKELWKGNEAIAEAAVRAGLEAYFGYPITPQTEILEFLSRRMPELGRTFVQAESELGAINMVYGAACTGVRVMSSSSSPGVSLMMEGLSYIAGTEIPAVLVNVMRGGPGLGNIAPAQSDYNQAVRGGGHGDYPRIVLAPASVQEAIDLMGLSFDLAEKYRMITMVILDGSVGQMMEPAEMPALKEIHRKGFDWATDGAMNRERRILSSIYLNPYDEEKTNLRLLKRWKDVQASEVRYKEYFLEDAKYIVIGFGTAGRVALSAVREARAQGIKVGLLRPITVSPFPHEALDQLTGQAEAILVTEMNMGQMLDDVLLTVRGRVPVEFYGRPGGVVPFHDEILDEIHRLTSGTLAVRTDPRESWLTRMTAAA
- a CDS encoding viroplasmin family protein gives rise to the protein MTRQKYYVVWKGRRTGIFASWAECEKQVKGFVGAQYKAFESESEADAAYLANYEDYSGKASSSGKWKLASIKPRLPSVCVDAACKGSPGKLEYRGVNTETGKEIFHAGPYADGTNNVGEFLAIVHALTWQEKHNLRLPIYSDSENAISWVNTGECRTRLRRTPKNSILFALIRSAENWLAENELPEGRILKWDTSMWGENPADFGRK
- a CDS encoding acetyl-CoA C-acyltransferase; this encodes MTEVVIIDAVRTPVGALGGVLSSVRPDDMAAHVIKAILDRNKLDPALIEEVFLGCANQAGEDNRNVARMASLLAGLPVDVGGVTVNRLCASGLNAINMAARAIKTGEGEVYIAGGVESMSRAPYSLPKAEAGFSFGNLTAYDTALGWRYPNPKMKTMHGTESMGETAENIALERPHITRERQDAFSLRSHQRAVAAIDSGRFKQEIVPVVIPQKKGDPKIIDTDERPRRDTSMESLGKLKASFRDGGTVTAGNSSGLNDGAAALLLMSVEKAASLDLKPLARIVTSAAAGVPPRVMGYGPIPASRKALDRAGLKMKDIGLIELNEAFAVQSLAVMEDLELDPEIVNVNGGAIAIGHPLGCSGARLMTTLVHEMKLRGNARYGLATLCVGVGQGEATIMEYLG
- a CDS encoding CBS domain-containing protein translates to MNHVRDWMSSPVVVVDPDSSVSYAMTLMRRRKIHSVVVAISEKNPAYGIVTTTDIRDKIAAEGRNPAETTVREIMSGPIITGRADWTLAECSRIMQKHKFHHLPIADDAGTLIGIISATDIFMAVEEQGWIEEE
- a CDS encoding 2-oxoacid:acceptor oxidoreductase family protein; protein product: MQKEIIIAGFGGQGVLFGGQVLAYAAMDNGLDVTWIPSYGPEMRGGTANCTVVIADREIGSPTVKNPPLAIALNLPSFDKYEELLASGGTLIVNRSMVDRAAKRTDIHVILVPCNEIAEEIGDRKLLNMVAVGALLTALTEVKLEDVEKALEGHLPARHKHLLPKNFEALKRGFEHAQKEWDKIPA